A single Halarcobacter anaerophilus DNA region contains:
- a CDS encoding cation acetate symporter — protein sequence MFRILALISIFSIALFAAGDASFEATKRELNIPAIIMFFIFVGGTLVITYWAAKRTKSASDFYTAGGGISGFQNGMAIAGDYMSAASFLGISGLVYLSGYDGLIYAVGFLVGWPVILFLMAEKLRNLGKFTFTDIAAYRLGQKEIRTLAAFGSLAVVTLYLIAQMVGSGKLIQVLFGLEYEYAVILVGVMMIIYVTFGGMLATTWVQIIKAILLLSGVSFMGFMVLQHFGFSFEALATKAVDSHAKGQAIMEPGGFISDPISAISLGMALMLGTAGLPHVLMRFFTVGNAKEARKSVVYATGFIGYFYLVIAVIGLGAIVFLNSPEGQQYFVDGKLFGGNNMAAIHLSHVVGGNVFLGFISAVAFATILAVVSGLTLAGASAISHDLYASVINPNASEEQEIRVSKISVIIIGIVGVILGIAFEQQNIAFMVGLAFAIAASANFPILFLSIYWSKLTTRGAFLGGLLGLLTAVVLVIVGPIVWVQILGNAEPLFPYKHPALFSVIIAFVGIWFFSITDKSQRAKDEAKAFEAQKVRAETGFGAAGAVDH from the coding sequence ATGTTTAGAATTTTGGCACTAATTTCAATTTTTTCAATAGCACTTTTTGCAGCAGGGGATGCAAGCTTTGAAGCAACAAAAAGAGAGCTTAATATCCCGGCAATTATAATGTTCTTTATTTTTGTAGGCGGTACTTTGGTAATTACTTACTGGGCGGCAAAAAGAACAAAATCTGCAAGTGATTTTTATACAGCAGGAGGAGGAATTTCAGGATTTCAAAACGGAATGGCTATTGCCGGAGATTATATGTCTGCAGCATCATTTTTAGGTATTTCGGGACTTGTATATTTAAGCGGTTACGACGGTCTTATTTATGCTGTCGGTTTTTTAGTTGGTTGGCCCGTAATTCTATTTTTAATGGCTGAGAAATTAAGAAATCTAGGGAAATTTACTTTTACCGATATTGCCGCATATAGACTTGGACAAAAAGAGATTAGAACTTTGGCTGCATTCGGTTCATTGGCAGTTGTAACTTTATACTTAATTGCCCAAATGGTAGGTTCGGGAAAACTTATTCAAGTATTGTTTGGATTGGAGTATGAATATGCCGTAATACTTGTGGGTGTTATGATGATTATATATGTAACATTCGGCGGTATGCTTGCAACTACCTGGGTTCAAATTATAAAAGCTATTCTTCTTTTATCAGGTGTTTCTTTTATGGGATTTATGGTTCTTCAACACTTTGGATTCAGTTTTGAAGCTCTTGCAACAAAAGCTGTTGACTCTCATGCAAAAGGTCAGGCAATTATGGAACCGGGAGGATTTATTTCAGATCCTATTTCCGCAATATCTTTAGGTATGGCATTAATGCTTGGAACAGCGGGACTTCCTCACGTTCTTATGAGATTTTTTACCGTAGGAAACGCAAAAGAGGCTAGAAAATCTGTTGTTTATGCAACAGGATTTATAGGTTACTTTTATCTTGTAATTGCGGTAATCGGACTTGGTGCAATCGTATTTTTAAATTCACCTGAAGGACAACAATATTTTGTCGACGGAAAACTTTTCGGAGGAAACAATATGGCTGCTATTCACTTATCTCATGTGGTAGGTGGAAATGTATTTTTAGGATTTATTTCAGCTGTTGCTTTTGCTACTATTTTAGCTGTTGTATCAGGTCTTACATTAGCAGGAGCAAGTGCTATTTCTCACGACCTTTACGCATCTGTTATCAATCCGAATGCAAGTGAGGAACAAGAGATTAGAGTTTCTAAAATTTCGGTTATTATAATTGGAATTGTAGGTGTTATTTTGGGTATTGCCTTTGAACAACAAAATATTGCATTTATGGTTGGTCTTGCTTTTGCTATTGCGGCAAGTGCAAACTTCCCTATTCTGTTTTTATCGATTTATTGGTCAAAACTAACTACAAGAGGAGCATTTTTAGGTGGTCTTTTAGGATTATTAACTGCCGTTGTTCTTGTAATTGTAGGACCTATTGTTTGGGTACAGATTTTAGGAAATGCAGAGCCTTTATTCCCTTATAAACACCCTGCCCTATTCTCTGTAATAATTGCCTTTGTGGGTATTTGGTTCTTTAGTATTACTGATAAATCACAAAGAGCTAAAGACGAAGCAAAAGCTTTTGAAGCTCAAAAAGTCAGAGCAGAGACAGGATTCGGTGCAGCAGGAGCGGTTGATCACTAA
- a CDS encoding DUF485 domain-containing protein: protein MNDELVEKIKANPNYQTLIKKRTGFAIKLGIFVLVMFYAYILTIAFDPTVLGAKTGDGVMTIAFPIAAAIIIISFFTTLIYVRRANGEFEDLIEKVRKDVKDEL from the coding sequence ATGAATGATGAATTAGTAGAAAAAATCAAAGCTAATCCTAATTATCAAACATTGATAAAGAAAAGAACTGGTTTTGCCATAAAATTGGGAATTTTTGTACTGGTAATGTTTTATGCATATATTTTAACTATTGCATTTGATCCTACAGTTTTAGGTGCAAAAACCGGAGACGGAGTAATGACGATTGCATTCCCTATAGCAGCAGCTATTATTATTATAAGTTTCTTTACTACACTTATATACGTAAGAAGAGCAAACGGCGAGTTTGAAGACTTGATAGAAAAAGTAAGAAAAGATGTAAAGGATGAATTATAA
- a CDS encoding 3'-5' exonuclease, translating to MFKKLINNLKKRNLKDNNFEYLFEEPAKDEYVCLDCETTGLNPKKDEILSIGAVIIKKNKILMRQTLNIFVKPSRNINSESIKIHQIRPVDLQNAVEPKDAIFELLKFIGNRPIVGYYIKFDIAIISKYTKEYIGVSLPNHQIEVSSIYFKTKKRSSEYEFVDLKFDTIMKELEIPELGKHDALNDAIMTSMIFLKLKDKAPANSTFYTG from the coding sequence ATGTTTAAAAAATTAATAAATAACCTAAAAAAAAGAAATCTAAAAGACAATAACTTTGAATATCTTTTTGAAGAACCTGCAAAAGATGAATATGTCTGTTTAGATTGCGAGACAACAGGTTTAAACCCTAAAAAAGATGAAATACTCTCTATAGGCGCAGTAATTATTAAAAAAAACAAAATACTTATGAGACAAACACTAAATATATTTGTAAAACCTTCACGAAATATAAATAGTGAATCAATAAAGATTCATCAAATAAGACCCGTTGACTTGCAAAATGCTGTGGAACCCAAAGATGCCATTTTTGAACTTTTAAAGTTTATAGGAAACAGACCAATAGTAGGATATTATATAAAATTTGATATTGCTATTATTTCCAAATATACAAAAGAGTATATTGGAGTATCACTTCCAAATCATCAAATCGAAGTCTCATCTATATATTTTAAAACAAAAAAAAGAAGCAGTGAATATGAATTTGTTGATCTTAAATTCGACACGATTATGAAAGAATTAGAGATTCCCGAACTTGGAAAACATGATGCCTTAAATGATGCTATTATGACCTCAATGATTTTCTTAAAATTAAAAGATAAAGCTCCTGCAAATTCAACTTTTTATACTGGCTAG
- a CDS encoding DUF294 nucleotidyltransferase-like domain-containing protein yields the protein MSLRDQKSFLSKIHPFELLSNEQMDLCIRHMDIAYYPKNEILITPEKIPNHFFVIIKGIVHEYKEEEILMDYHQQDSFDSNSLIYGKSKNSFKVYEDLICYEIEKDIFLELIEQNEGFKNFFLNNLVNKLQTLKDKEYKSDLSSFMIAKVSDTILRKPCIVETGTKLIDAIDKSMKYSTSTIIVKKDNEYGIITDSLLKVKVLLEGRDLSIPVESIAIFPLLSINKEDYLFDALTLLIKKSIKRIGVINTKGELLGILEQIDILSHFANHTYVVDTKIKNANNLEDLKDASNELISTIKTLNAKGVKVNHISSLIGQLNIKIYRKVYRLILPKELQKDACFIVMGSEGRNEQIIKTDQDNALVVKDGIDVEQYRPYMEKLTETLIDFGYPPCPGNIMVSNPFWCKTVQDYKNETAKWIEAPAMQNYMDLAIFFDSFSVAGDKELLINLKEDLFNKLHDKDVFMAYFAKATLTFDTPSTVANFMTKTYYLDIKKGGIFPIVQGIRSLALRERIRETTTVKRIKILEQKKAIEPQMANELLEAFDVLNTLRLKAHLQKLQDGKKLNNEIDTHTLGKIERDLLKDSFKIVSNFKKFIIYTFRIDKIL from the coding sequence ATGAGTCTAAGAGATCAAAAATCTTTTCTTTCAAAAATCCATCCTTTTGAACTGCTAAGTAATGAGCAGATGGATTTATGTATTAGACATATGGATATAGCTTATTATCCTAAAAATGAGATTTTAATCACTCCGGAAAAAATTCCAAATCACTTTTTTGTTATCATAAAAGGTATTGTACATGAATACAAAGAGGAAGAGATTTTGATGGATTACCATCAGCAAGACTCTTTTGATTCAAACTCACTTATTTATGGAAAATCAAAAAATAGTTTTAAAGTATATGAAGATTTAATCTGTTATGAGATAGAAAAAGATATTTTCCTTGAACTAATAGAGCAAAATGAAGGTTTTAAAAACTTCTTTTTAAATAATCTTGTTAATAAATTACAAACATTAAAAGATAAAGAGTATAAATCTGATCTATCATCTTTTATGATTGCAAAAGTAAGTGATACGATACTTCGTAAACCCTGTATTGTTGAAACGGGAACCAAGCTGATTGATGCGATTGACAAATCAATGAAATACAGCACCTCTACAATAATAGTAAAAAAGGATAATGAATACGGAATTATAACCGACTCTTTACTAAAAGTTAAGGTTCTTTTGGAAGGTAGAGATTTATCTATTCCTGTAGAATCCATTGCAATTTTTCCTCTTTTATCCATTAATAAAGAGGATTATCTTTTTGATGCTTTGACTCTATTAATAAAAAAGAGTATTAAAAGAATCGGAGTAATTAATACAAAAGGTGAACTTCTTGGAATTTTAGAACAAATTGATATTTTGTCTCACTTTGCAAATCATACTTATGTAGTCGATACAAAAATAAAAAATGCAAATAATTTAGAAGATTTAAAAGATGCCAGCAATGAATTAATAAGCACTATTAAAACACTGAATGCAAAAGGGGTAAAAGTAAATCATATTTCAAGTCTTATAGGACAGTTAAATATTAAAATTTACAGAAAAGTTTATAGATTGATTCTTCCAAAAGAGCTTCAAAAAGATGCTTGTTTTATAGTAATGGGAAGCGAAGGAAGAAATGAACAGATAATAAAAACAGACCAAGATAATGCATTGGTGGTAAAAGACGGAATTGATGTAGAACAATACAGACCCTATATGGAAAAACTAACGGAAACTTTGATTGATTTCGGATATCCTCCATGTCCTGGAAATATTATGGTTTCTAATCCTTTTTGGTGTAAAACCGTTCAAGATTATAAAAATGAAACCGCAAAATGGATTGAAGCTCCTGCCATGCAAAACTATATGGATCTGGCAATTTTCTTTGACTCTTTTTCCGTAGCTGGAGATAAAGAACTGCTTATTAATTTAAAAGAAGATCTATTTAACAAACTTCATGACAAAGATGTTTTTATGGCTTATTTTGCAAAAGCAACTTTAACTTTCGATACTCCAAGCACTGTTGCAAATTTTATGACTAAAACATACTATTTGGATATTAAAAAAGGAGGAATTTTTCCTATTGTACAAGGAATCAGAAGTTTAGCTTTAAGAGAAAGAATAAGGGAAACGACAACTGTTAAAAGAATAAAAATCTTAGAACAAAAAAAAGCAATAGAACCTCAAATGGCAAACGAACTTTTAGAAGCTTTTGATGTTTTAAATACGCTAAGATTAAAAGCCCATTTACAAAAACTTCAAGACGGTAAAAAACTAAATAATGAAATAGATACTCATACTTTGGGAAAAATAGAGAGAGATTTGTTAAAAGACAGTTTTAAAATTGTAAGCAATTTTAAAAAGTTTATTATATATACCTTTAGAATAGATAAGATTTTATAA
- a CDS encoding sodium:solute symporter family protein, which produces MELQSLIYLFVGVSFAIYIGIALWAKAGSTKDFYVAGGGVHPVANGMATAADWMSAASFISMAGIIAFKGSDASAYLMGWTGGYVLLAMLLAPYLRKFGKFTVPDFVGDRYYSDAARTVAVIAVIFVSFTYVAGQMRGVGIVFSRFLQVDVNTGVLIGMAIVFFYSVLGGMKGITYTQVAQYCVMIMAYLIPAIFLSLQVTDTFLPQLALFGQTTFEFNDGIKVIPEGTYLLHALDSAITDLGFKAYTEPGNLWNMFMLTTALMLGTAGLPHVIVRFFTVPTVKDARVSAGWALVFIAIMYTTASSVAAIGRLNLIKNVQDVEYKAFVSGETRHADGTPNNGAWFKTWEEGGLLAWTDRNGDGKIQYGPGAAFEGAKGKPVFDGTNTGPSGERATTNGKAPENSGKIENELYVDRDIMVLANPEIANLPNWVIAFIAAGGLAAALSTAAGLLLVIASAISHDLMGQVIFKDKETGKSSLNEKTELMWARISAVVAICVAGYLGVNPPGFVAQVVAFAFGLAAAAFFPTIILGVFDKRMNKEGAIAGILTGLIFTFGYIVYFVFLGGDPKDYFLGIAPTGIGTIGTILHLIVAFVVSRMTPEPPHDVQELVEAIRLPNDAGAASAH; this is translated from the coding sequence ATGGAATTACAATCTTTAATTTACCTATTTGTAGGTGTTTCATTTGCCATTTATATTGGTATTGCACTTTGGGCAAAAGCTGGATCTACTAAGGATTTTTATGTTGCAGGAGGGGGAGTTCACCCGGTTGCAAACGGTATGGCTACAGCGGCAGACTGGATGTCGGCAGCCTCTTTCATCTCAATGGCAGGTATTATTGCATTTAAAGGTTCAGATGCAAGTGCATACTTAATGGGATGGACAGGTGGATATGTTCTTTTAGCAATGCTATTGGCACCTTATTTAAGAAAATTCGGAAAATTTACCGTTCCTGATTTTGTAGGTGATAGATATTATTCAGATGCAGCAAGAACAGTTGCCGTAATTGCCGTAATATTTGTATCTTTTACATATGTTGCAGGTCAAATGAGAGGGGTAGGAATTGTTTTCTCAAGATTTTTGCAAGTTGATGTAAATACGGGTGTTCTTATCGGTATGGCAATAGTTTTCTTCTACTCGGTATTAGGTGGAATGAAAGGTATTACATATACTCAAGTTGCACAATATTGCGTAATGATTATGGCATATTTGATTCCTGCTATATTCTTATCGCTTCAAGTAACAGATACATTCTTGCCGCAATTAGCACTGTTTGGACAAACAACATTTGAATTTAACGATGGGATAAAAGTAATTCCGGAAGGTACCTATTTATTACATGCACTGGATAGCGCCATAACCGATTTAGGTTTCAAAGCTTATACAGAACCTGGAAATTTATGGAATATGTTTATGCTTACAACAGCTTTAATGCTGGGAACTGCAGGATTACCTCACGTAATCGTTAGATTCTTTACTGTTCCTACAGTAAAAGATGCAAGAGTTTCTGCAGGTTGGGCTTTAGTATTTATTGCGATTATGTATACAACAGCATCATCTGTTGCTGCAATCGGTAGATTAAACCTGATTAAAAACGTACAAGATGTTGAGTACAAAGCTTTTGTATCGGGTGAAACTAGACATGCAGACGGAACTCCTAATAACGGAGCATGGTTTAAAACGTGGGAAGAAGGTGGATTATTAGCGTGGACGGATAGAAACGGAGACGGTAAAATCCAATACGGACCTGGAGCTGCATTTGAAGGAGCTAAAGGAAAACCTGTATTTGACGGTACAAATACCGGACCAAGCGGTGAAAGAGCTACTACAAACGGTAAAGCTCCTGAAAATTCAGGTAAAATTGAAAATGAGTTATATGTTGATAGAGATATTATGGTTTTAGCAAATCCGGAGATTGCAAATCTTCCTAACTGGGTAATTGCATTTATTGCTGCGGGAGGACTTGCTGCTGCATTATCAACTGCTGCTGGGTTGTTACTTGTAATTGCATCTGCCATTTCACACGATTTGATGGGGCAGGTTATCTTTAAAGACAAAGAGACGGGGAAATCTTCTCTTAATGAGAAAACAGAATTAATGTGGGCAAGAATATCGGCTGTTGTTGCCATATGTGTTGCCGGATATTTGGGTGTTAATCCTCCGGGATTTGTTGCGCAGGTTGTTGCTTTTGCCTTTGGTTTGGCAGCTGCGGCATTCTTCCCGACAATTATTCTTGGGGTATTTGACAAAAGAATGAATAAAGAAGGTGCTATTGCAGGTATCTTAACTGGACTTATCTTCACATTCGGATACATAGTATACTTTGTATTCTTAGGAGGAGATCCAAAAGATTATTTCTTAGGAATTGCGCCTACAGGTATTGGAACAATCGGTACAATATTACACTTGATTGTGGCATTTGTTGTATCAAGAATGACTCCGGAACCACCGCACGATGTGCAAGAACTTGTTGAAGCTATCAGACTTCCAAATGATGCAGGAGCGGCTTCAGCTCACTAA
- a CDS encoding DUF4212 domain-containing protein: MSPEKAQAYWKENISTIIKLLIIWFIVSFGCGILFINELNTIEISGVKLGFWFAQQGAIYVFVILIFVYVAKMTAIDEKYGVHE; encoded by the coding sequence ATGAGTCCAGAGAAAGCACAAGCTTATTGGAAAGAGAATATCTCAACAATAATTAAATTATTAATTATTTGGTTTATCGTCTCTTTTGGTTGTGGTATTTTATTCATCAATGAACTTAATACTATAGAAATTTCAGGTGTTAAGTTAGGATTTTGGTTTGCACAACAAGGTGCAATTTACGTATTCGTTATACTGATTTTCGTTTATGTTGCAAAAATGACTGCAATAGATGAAAAATATGGCGTACATGAGTAG
- a CDS encoding response regulator transcription factor — protein MKILLLEDELMLNNAICEYLKGIGHMVESFTDGEEVTNSVDNSFDLLILDINVPKKDGFEILQELNERRLYIPTIFITALNDIEDITKAYDLGCREYLKKPFHLEELGIKINQILKKDQKSTSHVRFSENYSYSKEKKTLYFNGEPQPLTKKQLDIIHILALNINMIVDFERFRIDIWGGEDIDNPTIRAEISRLKKALKEDFIKNIRGLGYKIDRFYSI, from the coding sequence ATGAAAATACTACTTCTTGAAGATGAATTAATGTTAAATAATGCAATATGTGAATATCTAAAAGGTATTGGACATATGGTTGAAAGTTTCACTGACGGTGAAGAAGTTACAAACAGTGTCGATAACAGTTTTGATTTATTGATTTTAGATATAAATGTTCCTAAAAAAGACGGCTTTGAAATATTACAGGAACTAAATGAAAGAAGACTGTATATACCCACTATTTTTATTACCGCTTTAAATGATATAGAAGATATAACAAAAGCGTATGATTTGGGTTGCAGAGAGTATCTAAAAAAACCTTTTCATTTAGAAGAGCTTGGAATAAAAATAAATCAAATTCTTAAAAAAGATCAAAAAAGCACTTCACATGTTAGATTTTCCGAAAACTATTCATATTCAAAAGAAAAAAAAACCTTATACTTCAACGGAGAACCTCAGCCTTTAACAAAAAAACAGCTTGATATTATCCATATTTTAGCTCTTAATATAAATATGATTGTTGATTTTGAACGCTTTAGAATTGATATCTGGGGAGGAGAAGATATTGACAATCCAACCATAAGAGCAGAAATTTCAAGACTAAAAAAAGCACTAAAAGAGGATTTTATAAAAAATATTCGAGGTTTGGGATATAAAATCGATAGATTTTATTCAATTTAA
- a CDS encoding sensor histidine kinase, whose product MIKAKSLYHLILYSIFFIVILTSSFTFIIIENAFDEFQEKIDIIKKNYSDKRKDLIQADIKNSVKFIKYYHQRYKDTKSEKQIKEEILKSFETMRRDGDLNHYLFIYGFDGTSIYYPVLKKDIGKNLYEFKDPSGKKVIQELINISKTKEGGFVQYIWYKPEIRKDALKISYALAYKPFDWTIGSGIYLDEIDKIVKEKKDEYDEKISNYILQIMSLTIMLVLYSIFIYKNATILIVNDVKEIGKFLKETQQDDNRIKQDRLIFGEFKVIANYAYDAMHNIKDKNNMLQELNKHLEETVNLQTKELKDLVDSQKKFLKNSVHEINTPLSIIRTNIDLFKMHEKDNKYVSNIESGAKIIQYIYDDLSYLIKKDRVDYPKEYIDFSEFLKQRLEFFDGVANANDLFFITNIDEDIYIKFNRLELQRIVDNNISNAIKYSYAKSPIYIRLTYFNDDYVEFSVKTNSEKIEETNKIFNDFYRENNARGGFGLGLRIVKEICDKNLVIIKLESTDNETKFTYRFKINENTTS is encoded by the coding sequence ATGATTAAAGCTAAATCTTTATACCATCTTATTTTATACAGTATATTCTTTATTGTTATACTAACCTCCTCTTTTACTTTTATTATTATTGAAAATGCTTTTGACGAATTCCAAGAAAAGATTGATATTATAAAAAAGAACTATTCGGATAAAAGAAAAGATTTAATCCAAGCAGATATAAAAAACAGCGTAAAGTTTATAAAATATTATCATCAAAGGTATAAAGATACAAAGAGCGAAAAACAGATCAAAGAAGAGATTTTAAAATCTTTTGAGACTATGAGAAGAGACGGAGATTTAAATCACTACCTTTTTATCTATGGCTTTGACGGTACTTCAATATATTATCCTGTTCTTAAAAAAGATATAGGGAAAAATCTTTATGAATTTAAAGACCCTTCAGGTAAAAAAGTAATTCAAGAGTTAATCAATATTTCAAAAACAAAAGAAGGAGGTTTTGTACAATATATTTGGTATAAGCCTGAGATTAGAAAAGATGCTTTAAAAATATCTTATGCTTTGGCATACAAACCTTTTGACTGGACTATAGGAAGCGGAATATACCTTGATGAAATAGATAAAATAGTAAAAGAGAAAAAAGATGAATATGATGAGAAAATATCAAACTATATTCTTCAAATAATGTCTTTAACGATTATGCTTGTTCTTTACTCAATATTTATCTATAAAAATGCAACTATTTTAATAGTAAACGATGTAAAAGAGATCGGCAAGTTTTTAAAAGAGACACAACAAGACGATAACAGAATAAAACAAGACAGACTTATATTCGGAGAGTTTAAAGTTATTGCAAATTATGCTTATGATGCTATGCACAATATAAAAGATAAAAATAATATGCTCCAAGAGTTAAACAAGCACCTTGAAGAGACTGTAAATCTTCAAACAAAAGAGTTAAAAGATTTAGTTGATTCACAAAAAAAGTTTTTAAAAAATTCCGTTCACGAAATAAACACTCCTTTATCTATTATTAGAACAAATATAGATCTTTTTAAGATGCATGAAAAAGATAATAAATATGTATCGAATATTGAAAGCGGAGCAAAAATTATTCAATATATATATGATGATTTATCTTATTTGATAAAAAAAGACCGAGTAGATTATCCAAAAGAGTATATAGATTTTTCAGAGTTTTTAAAACAAAGACTTGAGTTTTTTGACGGAGTTGCAAATGCAAATGATCTTTTCTTTATTACAAATATCGATGAAGATATTTATATAAAATTCAACAGATTGGAACTTCAAAGAATCGTAGACAATAATATTTCCAATGCAATAAAATATTCATATGCAAAATCACCCATATATATAAGACTTACATATTTTAATGATGATTATGTAGAGTTTAGCGTAAAAACAAACTCCGAAAAAATAGAAGAAACAAATAAGATTTTCAATGATTTTTATAGAGAGAATAACGCTAGAGGAGGCTTTGGACTAGGACTTAGAATAGTAAAAGAGATATGTGATAAGAATTTGGTTATAATCAAACTCGAATCAACTGATAATGAAACAAAATTTACATATAGGTTTAAAATAAATGAAAATACTACTTCTTGA
- a CDS encoding CinA family protein, with product MEKSLFINEEELIDFQNLLREHKKTITTAESCTGGLIASMITRISGSSDIFRGAVVTYCNEIKTQELGVQKDTLDNYGAVSIQVVDEMLKGVIKKFDADFAIAVSGVAGPNGGTKNKPVGTVVIGVMGKNIEKNIEICHFKGTRNEVQNLSAKYSLKKLFNFLKKTLDK from the coding sequence ATGGAAAAGTCTTTATTTATTAATGAAGAAGAACTAATAGATTTCCAAAATCTATTAAGAGAACATAAAAAAACCATAACAACAGCAGAGAGTTGTACCGGAGGTTTAATAGCCTCAATGATTACAAGAATATCAGGTTCTTCTGACATTTTCAGAGGTGCTGTTGTAACTTACTGCAATGAAATAAAAACTCAAGAACTAGGTGTACAAAAAGATACTTTAGATAATTACGGCGCAGTTAGTATTCAAGTCGTAGATGAGATGCTAAAAGGCGTTATAAAAAAGTTTGATGCAGATTTTGCAATAGCAGTAAGTGGGGTTGCAGGACCCAACGGTGGAACAAAAAATAAACCTGTAGGTACAGTTGTAATTGGCGTAATGGGTAAAAATATTGAGAAAAATATTGAGATTTGTCACTTTAAAGGTACAAGAAATGAAGTACAAAATTTAAGTGCAAAATACTCTTTGAAAAAACTTTTCAATTTTTTAAAAAAAACCCTTGACAAATAA
- a CDS encoding FAD-dependent oxidoreductase — MNTKHYDVIIVGGGISGAALFYELARYSDAKSICMLEKYEDLATLNSKGTSNSQTIHVGDIETNYTLDKAKITKRTARMIVKFNLMRGLQDKIMFAHQKMALGVGEKEVEFITNRYEEFKQLFPYLELWDKEKLREVEPKLVYADKEQTKDRPEPIVAMGTQSEYTTVDFGAMTKELVKAAQEEDKVTDVFFNAEVDEMEKVGEQFKVTTTSGSVFTANFVVVNAGAHSLYLAHKMGYGKHMGSLSMAGSFYITNDHFLNGKVYMVQNPKLPFAALHGDPDILCDGKTRFGPTALALLVLERYKGGKSFFQCLKTMNFDGNILKIFWDLLKDRDIRNYVFKNFLFEVPGINKGLFVKDARKIVPSLDTDDIEYAKGFGGVRPQVLNKEQQKLMLGEASINPGDGIIFNMTPSPGATSCLGNAERDIRTVCEYLNLTFDEAKFKEELTDQE, encoded by the coding sequence ATGAATACAAAACATTATGATGTAATAATTGTGGGTGGAGGTATTTCAGGTGCTGCACTTTTTTATGAGTTGGCAAGATATTCAGATGCAAAAAGTATCTGTATGTTGGAAAAATATGAAGATCTGGCAACACTGAACTCAAAGGGTACAAGTAACTCTCAAACAATCCACGTAGGTGATATTGAAACAAACTACACTCTAGACAAAGCAAAAATCACAAAAAGAACAGCAAGAATGATTGTTAAATTTAATCTTATGAGGGGATTACAAGATAAGATTATGTTTGCTCATCAAAAAATGGCTTTAGGTGTTGGAGAAAAAGAGGTAGAATTCATTACAAACAGATATGAAGAGTTTAAACAACTTTTCCCTTATTTAGAACTTTGGGATAAAGAGAAACTAAGAGAAGTAGAACCAAAACTTGTTTATGCAGACAAAGAACAAACAAAAGACAGACCTGAACCGATTGTCGCAATGGGGACTCAAAGCGAATATACTACAGTTGATTTTGGTGCTATGACAAAAGAGCTTGTAAAAGCAGCTCAAGAAGAAGATAAAGTTACTGATGTATTTTTTAATGCAGAAGTTGATGAGATGGAAAAAGTAGGAGAACAATTTAAAGTTACTACTACAAGCGGTTCGGTATTTACTGCAAACTTCGTAGTTGTAAATGCAGGTGCGCACTCTTTATATTTGGCTCATAAAATGGGATACGGTAAACATATGGGTTCTTTATCAATGGCGGGATCTTTTTATATTACAAACGATCACTTCTTAAACGGTAAAGTATATATGGTACAAAATCCAAAACTTCCATTTGCTGCACTACACGGAGACCCTGATATTTTATGTGACGGGAAAACAAGATTTGGACCTACTGCACTTGCTTTACTTGTATTAGAGAGATATAAAGGCGGTAAATCATTCTTCCAATGTTTAAAAACAATGAACTTTGACGGAAACATTCTAAAAATTTTCTGGGATCTATTAAAAGATAGAGATATTAGAAATTATGTATTTAAAAACTTCTTATTTGAGGTTCCAGGTATCAATAAAGGTCTTTTTGTAAAAGATGCAAGAAAAATTGTTCCTTCACTAGATACAGATGATATTGAATATGCAAAAGGATTTGGAGGAGTAAGACCTCAAGTTCTTAATAAAGAGCAACAAAAATTAATGCTTGGTGAAGCTTCAATTAATCCAGGTGACGGAATTATCTTTAATATGACTCCAAGTCCAGGTGCTACATCATGTCTTGGAAATGCAGAAAGAGATATAAGAACTGTTTGCGAGTATTTGAATTTAACTTTCGACGAAGCTAAATTTAAAGAAGAGTTAACAGACCAAGAATAA